In Glycine max cultivar Williams 82 chromosome 7, Glycine_max_v4.0, whole genome shotgun sequence, a single window of DNA contains:
- the LOC100780319 gene encoding kinesin-like protein KIN-14C — MASRYHSSTNKKVGPEEASLDKRRRILGADKMDRQQGGRVRTPFSVVTNNAATSDAAEGAAVVVDFTKDEVETLLNEKKGNTYDNKKKIEQMTDLIKRLKLCVRWFKRIEEGYVQEKEKLRFELEAAEKKCTDTETEMKSKIEELEETVSDLRKTISSLEERIVKEESDKLEAINSYGKEKEARTEAEKVLDEKSAELEKVRDEKSVAVKKAISNEDLYKRSQEYNVSLQQYNSRLQSDLETANEAHKRLESEKATIVESLSNVRGHNKALQDQLVSLKVSQDEAIKQKEILGNELKCLREELKQIRDDRDHQLGQVNALTGEIAKYKEYTGKTCTQLDTLMIKTNALEETCSSQKEQIHIMQQQLFAEKEKLKNADLSASETRTMFEEQKIIIRELQDRLADKEFQVIEGERLRKKLHNTILELKGNIRVFCRVRPLLAEDSLGTDMTVSFPTSTEVLDRGIDLVQSGQKYNFTFDKVFNHEASQQDIFIEISQLVQSALDGYKVCIFAYGQTGSGKTYTMMGRPDAPDLKGLIPRSLEQIFQTSQSLKDQGWKYTMHVSIYEIYNETIRDLLSSNRSSGNDHTRTENSAPTPSKQHTIKHESDLATLEVCSAEEISSLLQQAAQSRSVGRTQMNERSSRSHFVFKLRISGRNEKTEQQVQGVLNLIDLAGSERLSRSGATGDRLKETQAINKSLSSLSDVIFALAKKEEHVPFRNSKLTHFLQPYLGGDSKTLMFVNISPDQSSAGESLCSLRFAARVNACEIGIPRRQTQTSTRSSESRLSYG, encoded by the exons ATGGCTTCTCGCTACCACAGCAGCACCAAC AAAAAAGTGGGTCCCGAAGAAGCTTCTCTCGACAAGCGTCGCCGGATCCTCGGAGCTGACAAGATGGACCGACAGCAGGGTGGTAGGGTCAGAACGCCGTTTTCCGTTGTCACCAACAACGCAGCAACGAGTGACGCCGCCGAAGGCGCCGCCGTCGTCGTCGATTTCACGAAGGATGAGGTGGAGACGTTGCTCAATGAGAAGAAGGGGAATACTTATGATAATAAG AAAAAGATTGAGCAGATGACGGATCTTATTAAGCGCCTTAAGCTCTGCGTTCGGTGGTTTAAGAGGATTGAAGAAGGGTATGtgcaagaaaaggaaaaacttcGGTTTGAGCTGGAGGCTGCTGAGAAGAAGTGCACTGATACTG aGACTGAGATGAAGAGTAAGATTGAGGAGTTGGAAGAGACTGTATCTGATTTGAGGAAGACAATTTCTTCTCTAGAAGAGAGAATTGTGAAGGAAGAATCAGATAAGTTG GAAGCAATTAATTCTTATGGTAAAGAAAAGGAAGCCAGAACTGAAGCTGAGAAAGTTCTGGATGAGAAATCAGCTGAGCTTGAGAAAGTTCGGGATGAGAAATCAGTTGCTGTGAAGAAG GCCATTTCAAATGAGGACTTGTACAAGCGATCACAAGAGTATAATGTGAGCCTGCAGCAGTACAATAGTCGTCTTCAGTCAGATCTTGAAACTGCTAATGAGGCCCATAAACGACTTGAATCAGAGAAAGCAACCATTGTTGAGAGCCTTAGCAATGTAAGAGGCCACAATAAGGCATTGCAGGATCAATTGGTATCTCTTAAA GTTTCACAAGACGAGGCTATAAAGCAGAAAGAAATTTTAGGAAATGAGCTCAAATGCCTTCGTGAAGAGTTAAAACAAATTAGAGATGATCGTGATCACCAATTGGGTCAAGTAAATGCTTTAACTGGAGAAATAGCAAAGTACAAAGAATATACAGGGAAAACATGTACACAATTGGATACGTTGATGATTAAAACAAATGCTCTTGAg GAGACTTGTTCATCACAGAAGGAGCAAATACATATCATGCAGCAGCAGTTGTTTGCTGAAAAGGAAAAGTTAAAG AATGCTGATTTATCTGCTTCAGAAACAAGAACAATGTTTGAAGAGCAAAAGATAATTATACGTGAACTACAGGATCGATTGGCAGATAAAGAATTTCAAGTTATTGAAGGAGAGAGGCTAAGGAAAAAACTGCACAACACTATCCTG GAGCTAAAAGGAAATATTCGTGTGTTCTGCCGTGTGCGTCCTCTCCTAGCAGAGGACAGTCTGGGAACAGACATGACTGTTTCTTTCCCTACGTCAACAGAAGTGCTTGATCGGGGCATTGATTTGGTACAAAGCG GGCAGAAGTACAATTTCACATTTGACAAGGTGTTTAATCATGAGGCTTCTCAGCAGGACATTTTCATAGAGATATCACAGCTGGTTCAAAGTGCACTTGATGGCTACAAG GTGTGCATCTTTGCATATGGACAGACGGGTTCAGGCAAAACCTATACTATGATGGGTAGGCCTGATGCGCCAGATCTGAAAGGATTGATACCACGCTCTTTAGAACAGATATTCCAGACTAGCCAGTCTCTAAAAGACCAAGGGTGGAAGTACACAATGCAT GTATcaatatatgaaatatataatgAGACCATCAGagatttgttatcatcaaatcgGTCAAGTGGGAATGATCATACACGAACAGAAAATAGTGCTCCCACTCCTAGCAAGCAGCACACTATTAAACATGAATCGGACCTCGCAACACTGGAAGTTTGTAGTGCGGAGGAGATTTCCTCTCTTCTACAACAGGCTGCACAAAGCAG GTCAGTGGGAAGAACACAGATGAACGAACGGTCATCCAGAAGCCACTTTGTCTTTAAATTGCGTATAAGCGGGAGAAATGAG AAAACTGAACAACAAGTGCAAGGTGTGCTAAACCTGATTGATCTGGCTGGAAGTGAAAGACTGTCAAGGAGTGGGGCAACTGGGGACCGGTTAAAGGAAACTCAG GCTATCAACAAAAGTCTCTCATCCTTGAGCGATGTCATATTTGCTTTGGCAAAGAAAGAGGAGCATGTTCCTTTTAGGAATTCAAAGCTGACACACTTTCTCCAG CCATATCTTGGTGGGGACTCCAAAACGTTGATGTTTGTCAACATCTCACCTGATCAATCTTCAGCTGGCGAATCACTATGCTCTCTACGCTTTGCAGCCAGAGTCAATGCCTGTGAAATTGGGATTCCACGGCGTCAGACTCAGACATCAACACGCTCCTCAGAGTCCCGGTTGAGCTATGGTTAA
- the LOC100803518 gene encoding Sulfite exporter TauE/SafE family protein 2-like precursor has protein sequence MRIIHSLACLVLTFISFNPCKAEQAQTILNSLSIDQILQKIYEWGNGAQGFQEGQIQISGPIVVAGVLCFIASSISSAGGIGGGGLFLPILTIVAGLDLKTASSLSAFMVTGGSIANVLCNLCATSPKFGGKSLIDYDIALLSEPCMLLGVSVGVICNLVFPEWLITMLFAVFLTWSTSKTCNSGVLFWKIESEERRKNDGFEGLEKGLLEDGSSEEREERVQVNNEKAGMKSIEEQVMVPEENIRMRIPWLKLVVLLLVWLSFFSLYLLRGNKYGQSIIPMEPCGVGYWILSSAQVPLALFFTAWIVYRKESHQDQNLMQEDPCLSSNGPSNKLIFPMMALLAGILGGVFGIGGGMLISPLLLHVGIAPEVTAATCSFMVFFSSTMSALQYLLLGMDHIETALILALICFVASLIGLLVVQRAIQSYGRPSLIVFSVSIVMTLSIVLMTSFGVIRTWKDYTSGRYMGFKLPC, from the exons ATGAGGATTATTCACAGCCTCGCATGTTTGGTTCTCACCTTCATCTCCTTCAATCCTTGTAAAGCAGAACAAGCACAAACTATTTTGAATTCCCTCAGCATTGACCAAATCCTACAGAAAATATATGAATGGGGAAATGGTGCACAAGGGTTCCAAGAAGGCCAGATTCAAATTTCAGGCCCTATAGTGGTGGCAGGAGTGCTGTGTTTCATAGCTTCTTCAATATCTAGTGCTGGTGGAATTGGTGGTGGTGGACTTTTCTTACCAATATTAACTATTGTGGCTGGCCTAGACCTCAAAACAGCTTCAAGTTTGTCAGCTTTCATGGTCACAGGAGGGTCAATTGCAAATGTCTTATGCAATCTTTGTGCCACAAGTCCTAAATTTGGTGGCAAGTCATTGATTGACTATGACATAGCACTTTTGTCAGAACCATGTATGCTGCTGGGAGTGAGTGTTGGAGTCATATGCAACCTTGTCTTCCCAGAATGGTTGATTACTATGCTGTTTGCTGTTTTCCTCACTTGGTCTACCTCAAAGACCTGCAACAGTGGAGTGCTGTTTTGGAAGATTGAGTCagaagagagaaggaaaaatgaTGGATTTGAAGGGCTTGAAAAAGGACTATTGGAAGATGGGAGCTCTGAAGAAAGGGAAGAGAGAGTTCAGGTGAACAATGAAAAGGCAGGGATGAAAAGTATTGAAGAACAAGTTATGGTTCCTGAAGAAAATATTAGGATGAGGATACCTTGGTTGAAATTGGTGGTCTTACTCTTGGTCTGGCTCTCTTTCTTCTCCCTCTATCTTCTTCGTGGAAACAAATATGGACAG AGTATCATTCCAATGGAGCCATGTGGTGTGGGATACTGGATTCTTTCATCAGCTCAAGTCCctcttgctttatttttcactgCTTGGATTGTATATAGAAAAGAAAGCCATCAAGACCAAAATCTCATGCAAGAG GATCCATGCCTATCCTCAAATGGACCATCAAACAAGCTTATTTTTCCAATGATGGCACTGCTAGCAGGGATATTGGGTGGTGTCTTTGGAATTGGAGGTGGAATGCTGATAAGTCCACTTCTTCTACATGTTGGAATAGCTCCAGAG GTGACAGCAGCAACATGTTCTTTCATGGTTTTCTTCTCATCCACCATGTCAGCCTTGCAATACCTATTATTGGGCATGGATCACATAGAGACTGCCCTCATCTTGGCCCTAATATGTTTTGTTGCATCACTTATTGGGTTATTAGTGGTGCAGAGAGCAATTCAAAGCTATGGAAGACCATCCTTAATAGTATTTTCGGTTAGCATAGTGATGACTTTAAGTATTGTTCTAATGACTAGCTTCGGAGTCATTCGAACTTGGAAAGACTATACATCAGGTAGATACATGGGATTCAAACTACCCTGCTGA